Genomic DNA from Macadamia integrifolia cultivar HAES 741 chromosome 6, SCU_Mint_v3, whole genome shotgun sequence:
CGTCTGCTTGACCAACCTAACTTGTGGTGTTGTGCGGTTGTGGTGTTGTGCATACTCATAACTCATCACATCCCTTTCAGTTCATGCAAAGCAATTCTAATTTTATAATCCTCATTGCCCAGCATGTCATGAGACTCATGACCACAGGTCCACATTGACAGGCCCCCACTGCTTAATGCATTGCACAAACTAGGATACTTGATGCCTGCCTTGTTCACTCATATCCTATATATCTGTGAGGTCCATATCCTTATATGCCTATTTTAGGGTCTTAATCATGCTCTCTCTTCCTTGATAAACAAGCATCAACACTTCTATGTAAACAACATCTTTATCCAGATGGTCCAAGCTTTAGGTGTTTTAAGGATTGAGGGTATGTTTTCTTCAtttatataaagaaaaagattGTCACGACAAAAACGTGTAAATTCCTGTACATATTATCTCACATCTCACCCGTGGATTTTGCATTCCCTTATTTCTCATTAAAACCCATCTCTTAATAGATAATTTGattttcctctctttcattGGTGGAAAACtatactttcctttttttttttgagtaaaagGAAAACTATCTTTGACATCATAGTGATCCctctcccatttatttattagtttttgagttttttttcccATGGCTTCTCTTCTGAGACTAGAGACTAAAGACATGAGAACGAAGTTAAGACGCGGGCTTATGTAcaatgaccttttttttttttttttttgtaactaaGTTTATGTACAATGACAGCTCTAACAAAAACACATCATTCCCACCACCTTCCaaattttacttattttctcTTATGGGTGATAAAGATACTAATTTCTGctttgcattacaaagaaaggaTCGAGTGTTTTTCCTCCACACATAGTGAAAGAGGCTGGATTCCTTCACTATTTTGTTCACCGTGACCATACCATTATATTGCATTAGGGAGGGGTAGTTTGATTTCGTAAATAGGGTTAGGAGTGTAACGATGACAAGGACTCCTATCATGAGATCACATCACCAATGGTGAAAGAAAGCTTAGCCCATAAAGAAGTGATTATAATAAAAGATTAAGTTTCCTTTACCAATAGTGAAAGATAAATTCCTTGACCATGGGTGTCAAGACTGTTAAGGGAGGGTATTTTCGAATTCGTGGATATAGGATGGGAGTTTGTTGATGGGACGAGAAAACTCTTTCTATTTCATatggtcacatcaccaatggtgAAAGAATTCTTTCCATTTTactagtgaaggaaaacttttgcctataataatttaaacaaaaaaattctttaaatgGCCCACATATGAAGGCTTTCATGTTTGGCCTGCCCAATCATTTTACATGGAAATGTGATGAGACAATCTTTGACACTGGATAAATAAGAGGGGATAATCTAGATTGCCAATGtgtaaaaaatttcaaactaaATTTTGTcatatattccttttttttttttttttttttaattgagatTTTCCTTTATGTGTATTTAGTAATTGTCAGTTAtaacctttttttcctttattttattcttatttccttaaaatcaaaatataaaatgattttcaaaataattaaacaatggtttaatttatttatttttatgaaaataatttaTCATTATTTCATTATCAAGAACTATCATTGTTTCATACAATTTTCAAATACATATGTTAAACATTGGATTTATCGTCATGAAATTATTATACTAAAATTGATTGACTTCCAAGTTTAGATTTCAACCTAGATAATAAGATTAAAAAGGATAACGTGAGTTTGGACCCAATAACATTAAGCAAGCATGCAAAGGAGCATGACACAATTATGAGTACCTAAAGTTAAAGTATTGAGTGTTTACCCACATTCTAAGAAAAAAGTGTTTACcaccaaatatatatatcatactagtatataaaagcacgaagtggcaaatctttcacttgactattatgcccattttttttttctttattatccttcctcttttttttttttttttttcataataggTACCCTTTgtaatttgtttaatttttaatacttaaaataaatttatttcgAATATTCCTCTCTCCTACCAACAATAGGAACTCACTAGATTTTTTACTGTGATATCTCCCCTTAATTTATTTCAATATTCTTTCCATCTCTCACATATATCGTCAAAGGAAACCTTCTTTTTATGTAGATTCCTCCAGTCTCTCGAATACGTCCCTCCCTGAGTAATAGGAAACATATTCTCTCTTCATCTCTCTTATCTTGTCACTAGGAAACCTTCTTTTTATATAAATTCCTTCTCTAATGCATCACCTTCCTTTACTAATAGGAAACCTAATTTGATtccatctctttcttcttccctttccaatAGAAAACCTCTTTAGGTCTCTCGAATGAAAACTTCTATACTTCaccttaagaaaataaaaagtttcCTTGCACCCTGACAGTTCAAACGTTCTCACAAAAAGAATGTGCTTTTCCTGTAAACCTTCTCTCCTAtacgttctctctctctctctctctctaaaagaaTTTGCTATGATGCCTCTTGAAGCTAATACTATATATTTATGCAGTAGACTGTGTATGCACCGTGGAGAAAGGATGGTCTATCTTCAATTGTAAGAGAAGCAGTAAATCTTCTAGCTCTTGCTGAAATTTCAGTTGGTGATTCTATCACATTTTTTGCAAGTCTAGGAATCAATGTTCAGGACATGGCCATTCTCTTTGGTGTTTAACAATatgcattattttttttttttttttttctactttcagTACTACTTCATGAAGAAATAGCGACACCTTGCTATCATCTCTCAGGTTCTGAATGTTCAAGTACCTTTCTTGTTCAAGCTTGCAGTTGATTGGTTATCAACAGAAACTAGAACAGGCATTGATCTTCCCTCGCTTACAACTTCTAATTCTGCTCTACTTTGCAAGCCCAACAGCTGTTATGGTTGGATAGGGAATAGCAAGGGCAGGGGCATTGACTTGCAATGGTAGTGCACAGGAAGTAATTGCTAATACCAACCTTGATTTATGTTAAGATAATTCTAACCTTTTCATGTGAAATACTGAAAAATAACCTATACTTATAAAACGTGTGTTatacttcaatttttttttttttttttggttttaactaAAGACGGGTATCCAgacctttggcctgactaatcCTGCGAGCCCATACTGACNNNNNNNNNNNNNNNNNNNNNNNNNNNNNNNNNNNNNNNNNNNNNNNNNNNNNNNNNNNNNNNNNNNNNNNNNNNNNNNNNNNNNNNNNNNNNNNNNNNNNNNNNNNNNNNNNNNNNNNNNNNNNNNNNNNNNNNNNNNNNNNNNNNNNNNNNNNNNNNNNNNNNNNNNNNNNNNNNNNNNNNNNNNNNNNNNNNNNNNNNNNNNNNNNNNNNNNNNNNNNNNNNNNNNNNNNNNNNNNNNNNNNNNNNNNNNNNNNNNNNNNNNNNNNNNNNNNNNNNNNNNNNNNNNNNNNNNNNNNNNNNNNNNNNNNNNNNNNNNNNNNNNNNNNNNNNNNNNNNNNNNNNNNNNNNNNNNNNNNNNNNNNNNNNNNNNNNNNNNNNNNNNNNNNNNNNNNNNNNNNNNNNNNNNNNNNNNNNNNNNNNNNNNNNNNNNNNNNNNNNNNNNNNNNNNNNNNNNNNNNNNNNNNNNNNNNNNNNNNNNNNNNNNNNNNNNNNNNNNNNNNNNNNNNNNNNNNNNNNNNNNNNNNNNNNNNNNNNNNNNNNNNNNNNNNNNNNNNNNNNNNNNNNNNNNNNNNNNNNNNNNNNNNNNNNNNNNNNNNNNNNNNNNNNNNNNNNNNNNNNNNNNNNNNNNNNNNNNNNNNNNNNNNNNNNNNNNNNNNNNNNNNNNNNNNNNNNNNNNNNNNNNNNNNNNNNNNNNNNNNNNNNNNNNNNNNNNNNNNNNNNNNNNNNNNNNNNNNNNNNNNNNNNNNNNNNNNNNNNNNNNNNNNNNNNNNNNNNNNNNNNNNNNNNNNNNNNNNNNNNNNNNNNNNNNNNNNNNNNNNNNNNNNNNNNNNNNNNNNNNNNNNNNNNNNNNNNNNNNNNNNNNNNNNNNNNNNNNNNNNNNNNNNNNNNNNNNNNNNNNNNNNNNNNNNNNNNNNNNNNNNNNNNNNNNNNNNNNNNNNNNNNNNNNNNNNNNNNNNNNNNNNNNNNNNNNNNNNNNNNNNNNNNNNNNNNNNNNNNNNNNNNNNNNNNNNNNNNNNNNNNNNNNNNNNNNNNNNNNNNNNNNNNNNNNNNNNNNNNNNNNNNNNNNNNNNNNNNNNNNNNNNNNNNNNNNNNNNNNNNNNNNNNNNNNNNNNNNNNNNNNNNNNNNNNNNNNNNNNNNNNNNNNNNNNNNNNNNNNNNNNNNNNNNNNNNNNNNNNNNNNNNNNNNNNNNNNNNNNNNNNNNNNNNNNNNNNNNNNNNNNNNNNNNNNNNNNNNNNNNNNNNNNNNNNNNNNNNNNNNNNNNNNNNNNNNNNNNNNNNNNNNNNNNNNNNNNNNNNNNNNNNNNNNNNNNNNNNNNNNNNNNNNNNNNNNNNNNNNNNNNNNNNNNNNNNNNNNNNNNNNNNNNNNNNNNNNNNNNNNNNNNNNNNNNNNNNNNNNNNNNNNNNNNNNNNNNNNNNNNNNNNNNNNNNNNNNNNNNNNNNNNNNNNNNNNNNNNNNNNNNNNNNNNNNNNNNNNNNNNNNNNNNNNNNNNNNNNNNNNNNNNNNNNNNNNNNNNNNNNNNNNNNNNNNNNNNNNNNNNNNNNNNNNNNNNNNNNNNNNNNNNNNNNNNNNNNNNNNNNNNNNNNNNNNNNNNNNNNNNNNNNNNNNNNNNNNNNNNNNNNNNNNNNNNNNNNNNNNNNNNNNNNNNNNNNNNNNNNNNNNNNNNNNNNNNNNNNNNNNNNNNNNNNNNNNNNNNNNNNNNNNNNNNNNNNNNNNNNNNNNNNNNNNNNNNNNNNNNNNNNNNNNNNNNNNNNNNNNNNNNNNNNNNNNNNNNNNNNNNNNNNNNNNNNNNNNNNNNNNNNNNNNNNNNNAGAAGAATTAAAGTAGGTTCCTATAGCCCCGTTTAGATTATATTTTTACAACTTAATCTCTAATCAAAGGGAGTTTATGTTAGTCATAAAATTTCCTTTACATGCTATATTTTTTTGCACATCATGGAAagtttaatctctctctctctctctcaaacaaaATCATATAATTCTTTGTCTCGCGTGGATTTGCACATGACTCTTttactagtgtatatatatatatatatatgtatatatatattgagttagttattaaataataataataataataataataataataataataataataataataataataataataataataataataataataataagggatcATCTCTTTGTAACCAAGGTGGTTACAGTTGACtatccaaaaccattttttcttttccatttttgccCTTAACAATATATTCAATGAAACTTGTGAGAAGGGTAAAAATATAATTTCCATAACACTCATCATTTCCTCTTATCGTCCTCCTCCTCTTTTGATCTCTCTTAACTTCTGAAACATTAAAGAAGAGCAACGATGACATTGGTTGCTTATAACATCGATTCAACTCCAATCGGCACCAATAAGTTTAGAGAGGTCTTTCCCCAAGTCATCCACTTATTTTAGGTGGATGTAACCACCTCAATGTGAAATCAATCCAAAGCAGGGAGTTCTTTGACATGCCATTGGAATTTTACTTGTCCTTTATTTGCTTGCCATATGACAATTCAACTTATATATTTAAAGATTTGAGaaatattcaaaatttaaataaatttcaAACCAGTTTGCCCACTATAAatacaaggttttttttttttatttttttttatttttttttattattattattaactaaAGACGGGTATCTAGACCTTTGGCCTGACTACTCCCGcaagcccatactgaccccacaatcacATGAACTaagtcatactagggttgaatgaaaaccattcaactttcactgaaagcagtgaatagcactaaacaccccatgtgagtggtTCAAGGTGTACCTAATGGGAGTTAAATAACTTAGGACATCcgagtttatggctcgtactaagttcgttgctcaccaatcACCCTACTAAACTCACaaaacaatgagaaaaaaaacctataaaattTAATACACGATCAATGTATAAAACAAGGAAGAGAGTTGGGCATGCCATAAGCTTAAGCTTTTTATAAGCTTATAGTATGCACCAACCATAGGGTTAGACACTGGAGGAGATGATGGTCTTTtccaaaagaagaggagagagaataacacATGCTTGGCGCCCCAGTGGCATGACTAACcttttttccataaaatattATTCTATCTATCATTTATTGTTAGAATGGCTAAATAAGCCGTTGACATGATGAGATCTATCTATCCCACTTAACTATTAAGGGTGTGGATTGCAAAACCAAGTCTAATCATATCATTTACGACTAGAACTGATAATTCATATATTAATTggcttgattttgattttaaagaagtgaaactatttattaaacaatTTAATTTATGTCTTCAAAAGTGAAAACATAGAAATGGTTGGTTTTGAATTGATTAGATAAGGTATGTTATCGCACCAATTGTGAAAATATCTACTTATTCTTccttattttaatttctaggaTACGAATTGATTCTGCatcaattcaaatcaaaatcaatagtgAGTAATCTCCTTTCCTTGGATTCAAgatttttaaactttaaaagtGAAAGAATTATAAAGATGCACAATATtcactatgcctagtgaaaTATAATACTTCACTATTTGTCACTTAATAGATCATGAACATGTACATCTCAATAGTCAAATTTAATTCCAATCTATCACTTACTAATTTATTATAGTTAGGGTTAATTACACTAGTCTTTCCTACAGTTTAGCCTAATGTTATAATCATCTTTTATAAAACTGACAATTACACTGTTTACTAGGTCCATTAATGAGAAACTCTTATGTTATGACATGGCTTAATAGACTTTTCTTAAaaaccaaaatacccttataggGCTATGAACTTCCTATTATGCCCTTCTTTCCCAAACCCAATCATCATACCCTTTCTTCCTCATCCACCTGAAAACTCTAAACTTGCAATATTGTAATTAcctgatttttatttatatctaTCCTCTCAAATCAAGCTTAATGATATCAATTCAACATTGATGAACTCGATCGTGAACagaaacgaagaagaaaagggaagggtGCTACGGAGGACATCCAATGCAAGTTGCCAATgttaggtctttttttttttattggtaaaagaTGTTAGGTCAGTTCTCCGTTGGCCTTGGTTTCAAAAACCCTctcaacaaagaaaaataatgttttCGGGCAAAGGTTATAATTGTCTTTTTGAAATCTTAACTTAACACTGTCAACTGTAAAGGATACAATATAATATTAAGATAATCTGAAAAAGATAATCTACAGAGGAGGCCACTTTacttaattaatatttatatttatgtgATAATAGTGAAGCGTCATTCTTCACATGTATCAGTGATGGAAAGAAAACCAATAAGTTAACCTAAAGCCGGGTGAGAATCTttctccactttccatttttccaatttttttttaccagatATTCAGATTATCTGCAACTAAAGAATAAATTGGATGTAGGGTTTCTATTGAATTTGTCGACGAAGTTTCGACAAATGGCCCTTGATTATTTTCATAGAAGATTTTCCATTACTTATCGCTTCTGCTTCGCAACCTGTAGACTCTGCAACTGAGCGAGCTTTTCTCCCCCTGGAAGATTACTGAATTCCCGAAAGCCCGAGAGGGCCTAAGGTAAGCACTTCTCTCTCGTTCTAGACCTTGAGAAGGCTCTTATATCTTTTCTTAAATTTATTCACCGTGACGATGAAGATTTCAGTCCTCAGGCACTGATAAGGGTAGATTATAGATAACAAGAAGTTCTTGGCATAAATTAATGTTAGCTCTCTCAAGAGATATTCCAGCGAACACAAAGACTGGGATTAACTCTGTCTTATGGTCTCCTATAGAGAAGACTTTCGCGTATACCCATTGATACATAACGATGATGACCCAGTTAACCACATTTCTCTGATGACCAGAAACCCTATTGTTAAAATTACATATCTTATCAATTCCAAGCGGGTGAAAGGTTCAGGACATCTAGGATTGATTTTCAATAGCATCAATCCATGTAATTGGTTGGTTGCTTGCTTGCTTTATATCTGCCGAAATGTACATTTATTTCTGTGATTGTCTCCAGAACAGCTTCCTGTCTTACAAAGAAGCTTTCATGGCATTCACCATGAGTTTGACCTCTTCAAGCCTCATGAACTACAGCCTAACTCCAAGAATAACAGTCTCACTTGGGAGGTGCAGAGCAATGAATTCAAGATCCTCACTTGGGTATCTCAGTATCCAAGCGGTACAAGACAACCAGGGGCCAAGGAGGCTTGTTGATATAATACGGTTAGTGCCTGAGCTCTCAAGGAACTATTTTAGAAGTCCATCTCGGAGGGCATTGTTTGGTGGGATCTCTTTACTTGGTGGGTTTTATGTAGCACAgaccatctctctctcatttggagCTTTAGGAGTGAACGATGTGATTGCTGCTGTGCTGTGTGTTCTACTTACAGAGTATGTAACTAGGTTCTATTACAGCCGGCCGAAGGTAACGTTTCCCCTCGCTCTCCTGAACAATTTTAAGATGGGTTTTACCTATGGCCTCTTCATAGATGCCTTTAAGCTTGCTAGTTGATTCAGAAAGCCTCAACAAACAATATCAGTTGTCTATCTACCTTATCTAAAAATGCAGAGAGAGTTTATCCTGATTCTCACTACTCTGGGAGGATTAAATCTCTTGATTGTATCCTGTCAAAGAGAAAACTTTCTATTTGATTCCTTTCTGCATTTAGTCTTGCATTTCGATCCAATGCATTCTTTTTCTGCACATTCCTGATCTATCTTTCATCGTTCTTTATAAATACTTGCAAAAATGATTTCAGTATCTGGCACACAGATTTCTTTGTTCTCTTATTTGAGACATTGGTGCGATGGAACAGTAACAAGTCCCTAACTCTCTCTAACGAAACATTCAAGCTTTAGTGGCATTTACCTGTTTTGGACCTTTGTTTTGCACATGATGATGGCTATTCTGATAAGTTCTACAAAATGAGAAACCAGACATTAGTCCTGAATTTTCTCTTGTTCAGTACAACAACAATGTGAGCTTTTATTGAAGTAAAATTATATTGGTGTCTGGTCATCAAAACATGGAAGAAAAGCCCGTTGTACCTGGAAGCCTTTCTTGTTATGGACTTAACAGTGAATCTGCACTGGATTTGTCTTGCAGTCCGAAAATGATGATACAGCTTTGGTTACTGTAGAATTCTACTTCCTCTGGAATCTCTTATGATGCTTCTATGTAGACTTTGTCCAACAATATGAATCAAAATGTAACAAATACTATAAAGGAGATATTTTTCTAATTATCTTTCATGAATAATTTTCCTTTGTGCACTTGTTTCTTTAGTCTTGGAATTACATTTTGGGTAATCTGTGGTGATACACTTAAAAGCTGATTAGTATTTCAATAAGCTGAGATTTTGTGAAGGCAGAATGCAATTGAATGAACCAGTTAATTGGCTACAAAGATGGAGGATGTAAGCCCTTCTACAAAGAGAGTGCTACTTTTGATGGTTAAGAAAGATGAACTGGAGCATATGCTTGATAATGATTTGGCTTTGTTGCTTCTTGAAATACAGCAGGTTTATGTAAGCTACTTAAGCCATGTTTCAAGTTGGGGGTGGCAATCATTTGACCTGATCTAGAAACCTGTATGGATTAAGGAGACTCGATGGACTAATGAAACTGTTTAGGCTTGGGGATTTAAACTAATCTGTGTAAACCTGAATCATCAAacttttcaagttctagttgaTTTAGTACGATGCAGATCAGTAATGAACTTGCTTTGAGTAAGCCTTTTTGATGAGCCACTGTTGGTTTTACTACAAACAAACTGATCTATGACACACTGGTTGAATGCCAAGCACCTGATGCCAGTAACCTTTCTGCTCTGtacatttcccttatttttgGTGAAGGTACATTACTCTTTAGATACAAATGAAAATGTCCTTTGATGCTGAAAGCATGAGGTGTGCTTCAAATGgaggttttatttttattaaaagagaatcaaaaggaataattttaagtaatttattttgttaatctcTGTTTATTTCAATATAAAATTGGCTACCAAAGGAAAAGGTGAAGTGAAAACTTTCTGATTCTGTGGTTTGTCACAAAAAAAATGTAGAGATGTAACTTGTCGATTAAACTCccagatttttttattatttttttaatatttttattttttatcagagaaaataaaagattagcaTTAGAAGTTAAAGGTTACAGGATCTACAGTGGTAGGGGAGGGGCTGGGTTTAAACTTCCAGAATTACCTTGAGTCATCTGCTACTACTTTTGGTCTAGGGTCAAGAATTATGAGCTTACCCTAATGCCACTATGGAGTAAGATCAATTGGCTGATATAACCTGTTTTCTGTTTGGGCCACGTTGACATGAAGCTTGGGAATCAGATTCCGGTCCTTTCCCGACGTGGCCATTGCAAGGTCTGGAGACCGTAATAATGTACATAGCCTTAATCCTGCTTTGTGGAAAGGCTGTTCCTCTACTTGAATCCCTAGTCACTAGGTCACAAATTCGTTTGCACACTGTCATAATTGCCGCTTAAGTGGATAGAGTTGCCTTaccaattttttaaataataaatactAGTGAAATTGgcatcatcttcttctacttGACTACCCCCTTCTTTTCTTGCCAGCGGACACCATCGCCTCGTCCGGTCGTCCCCATCCTCTCCAATCCACCTacgggtgtcaaaacctagtccCAACTGTTAAAACCAACCGATAAAACTCAAATCGAACCAAAGCCATCCTTATTGGATTAGTTTTGGACAGAGGTCTGTTGGGACGGGTGAAAAATCTGTCCGAATCGAACTGACCAataaccaaattgaaaccaatgAAACcgatcaaaaaataaagaagaaattacACTCTCCTCCCTTGTCTTGCGAAGTTTGTAATTACAAACGTACCCTGTGGTGTTAACATTGTTAGAAACA
This window encodes:
- the LOC122080931 gene encoding uncharacterized protein ycf20 isoform X2, whose protein sequence is MAFTMSLTSSSLMNYSLTPRITVSLGRCRAMNSRSSLGYLSIQAVQDNQGPRRLVDIIRLVPELSRNYFRSPSRRALFGGISLLGGFYVAQTISLSFGALGVNDVIAAVLCVLLTEYVTRFYYSRPKVTFPLALLNNFKMGFTYGLFIDAFKLAS
- the LOC122080931 gene encoding uncharacterized protein ycf20 isoform X1, with the translated sequence MYIYFCDCLQNSFLSYKEAFMAFTMSLTSSSLMNYSLTPRITVSLGRCRAMNSRSSLGYLSIQAVQDNQGPRRLVDIIRLVPELSRNYFRSPSRRALFGGISLLGGFYVAQTISLSFGALGVNDVIAAVLCVLLTEYVTRFYYSRPKVTFPLALLNNFKMGFTYGLFIDAFKLAS